One Corallococcus exiguus DNA segment encodes these proteins:
- a CDS encoding threonine synthase yields the protein MSVLRLECTKCDQTFAPGKVWNLCTACQAPLFARYDLERAAKTLRKEALPGRERSMWRYHEVLPVDDPAQRLMLGEGFTPLLPTPRLGSRLGLKHVLVKDESGNPTGSFKARGLSAAVSMAKALGAKAVCLPSAGNAGSALAAYAARGGLEAHVFVPKDIASLFLMETRAYGAHVETVDGLISDAGRVCAGLAKEHGWYECATLKEPYRVEGKKTMGYELAEQLGWTLPDVILYPTGGGTGLIGMWKAFEEMEAMGLIDSKRPRMVAVQAEGCAPIVKAHAEGKPDAPMWQGATTHAHGLRVPKALGDFLILRAVKDSHGTAVSVTEEEIVQGTKDAAAAEGLFMAPEGGACVAALKKLQAAGDVKPEETVVVFNTGTGFKYVENMAPLW from the coding sequence ATGTCCGTCCTCCGACTTGAATGCACGAAGTGCGACCAGACGTTCGCGCCGGGCAAGGTGTGGAACCTGTGCACGGCGTGTCAGGCGCCGCTGTTCGCGCGCTACGACCTGGAGCGCGCGGCGAAGACGTTGCGCAAGGAAGCGCTGCCCGGACGTGAGCGCTCCATGTGGCGCTACCACGAGGTGTTGCCGGTGGATGACCCGGCGCAGCGCCTGATGTTGGGGGAGGGCTTCACGCCGCTGCTCCCCACGCCCCGGTTGGGCTCACGGCTGGGGTTGAAGCACGTCCTGGTGAAGGACGAGAGCGGCAACCCGACGGGCTCCTTCAAGGCGCGGGGCCTGTCCGCCGCGGTGTCCATGGCGAAGGCGCTGGGCGCGAAGGCGGTGTGTCTGCCCTCCGCTGGGAACGCGGGCAGCGCGCTGGCGGCATACGCGGCGCGGGGCGGGCTGGAGGCGCACGTCTTCGTGCCGAAGGACATCGCGTCGCTGTTCCTGATGGAGACGCGGGCCTACGGCGCGCACGTGGAGACGGTGGACGGACTCATCTCCGACGCGGGCCGGGTGTGCGCGGGGCTGGCGAAGGAGCATGGCTGGTACGAGTGCGCCACGCTGAAGGAGCCCTACCGGGTCGAGGGCAAGAAGACGATGGGCTACGAGCTGGCGGAGCAGCTCGGGTGGACGCTGCCGGACGTCATCCTCTATCCGACTGGTGGAGGCACGGGGCTCATCGGGATGTGGAAGGCCTTCGAGGAGATGGAGGCGATGGGGCTGATTGATTCGAAGCGGCCCCGGATGGTGGCGGTGCAGGCGGAAGGTTGCGCGCCCATCGTGAAGGCGCACGCGGAAGGCAAGCCGGACGCGCCCATGTGGCAGGGCGCGACGACGCACGCGCACGGCCTGCGGGTGCCCAAGGCGCTGGGGGACTTCCTCATCCTGCGCGCGGTGAAGGACAGCCACGGCACGGCGGTGTCGGTGACGGAGGAGGAGATCGTCCAGGGCACGAAGGACGCCGCCGCGGCGGAAGGGCTGTTCATGGCGCCGGAGGGTGGCGCGTGCGTGGCGGCGCTCAAGAAGCTTCAGGCCGCCGGGGACGTGAAGCCGGAGGAGACGGTGGTCGTGTTCAACACGGGCACGGGCTTCAAGTACGTGGAGAACATGGCGCCGCTGTGGTGA
- the sitA6 gene encoding SitA6 family polymorphic toxin lipoprotein, giving the protein MTRLFAVGLCVLLTGCASAPLPALEDWGAAEDDACEGHDRCVALVCADDLCGLYRCEDTGVLLARGGIRPPVSSAAPGAGPRRNWGSAQPLPGDREAIFVIRWYNHPAPPPPPDGRRPSGSGWVKHHLYPQEERLAEFFWRRGRINVHDFTMVIPRAEHVRIHGPGGRGGPWNQTWRDFARKNTNATPKEIQDQLARMIVDFNIMGPIVSYY; this is encoded by the coding sequence ATGACGAGGCTCTTCGCGGTGGGTTTGTGCGTGTTGCTGACAGGTTGCGCGTCCGCGCCCTTGCCGGCGCTGGAGGACTGGGGCGCGGCGGAGGATGACGCCTGTGAGGGGCACGACCGGTGTGTGGCGCTGGTCTGTGCTGACGACCTCTGCGGCCTCTATCGCTGCGAGGACACCGGTGTGTTGCTGGCACGGGGAGGCATCCGGCCTCCCGTGTCGTCAGCGGCACCCGGTGCAGGTCCCCGGCGCAATTGGGGGAGTGCCCAGCCGCTTCCAGGGGACCGCGAAGCCATCTTCGTCATCCGCTGGTACAACCATCCCGCGCCTCCTCCGCCACCGGATGGCAGGAGGCCTTCCGGCTCGGGATGGGTCAAGCATCATCTCTACCCTCAAGAGGAACGCCTCGCGGAGTTCTTCTGGCGGAGGGGAAGAATCAACGTGCATGACTTCACGATGGTCATTCCCCGTGCGGAGCACGTACGAATCCATGGGCCGGGAGGGCGGGGTGGTCCCTGGAATCAGACGTGGCGTGACTTCGCTCGTAAGAACACGAATGCGACTCCTAAGGAGATCCAGGACCAACTGGCTCGGATGATCGTTGACTTCAACATCATGGGACCCATTGTTTCCTACTATTAG
- the sitI6 gene encoding SitI6 family double-CXXCG motif immunity protein codes for MNAAKGARFTGFIDGAHRWGLPGGLCPVCGSSPGGLGEAYPSVDLSGWAHRGELAEARQVPIEEYERLRDLVRLQVPFEAPLLPGAEFGPLIGKASGKWSALDLYDPWTLVMRSEIVDLLREAGIALRASKMDLRFRSKVEVELREVEIHCRGRLHDSCFPGGRERPCERCGRQGGSYPDAPILDGSTLTGDLDLFRLSDYTTIIIATERFVDAVNRFGFEGVVFKELPVL; via the coding sequence GTGAATGCTGCGAAAGGGGCGCGCTTCACCGGATTCATCGATGGCGCGCACCGATGGGGATTGCCGGGAGGGTTGTGTCCTGTGTGTGGGTCCAGCCCTGGTGGACTGGGAGAGGCATATCCCTCCGTGGATCTCTCGGGCTGGGCCCATAGGGGAGAGCTCGCGGAAGCACGGCAGGTTCCGATCGAGGAGTACGAGCGACTGCGTGATCTCGTCCGGCTTCAGGTGCCCTTCGAGGCGCCATTGCTGCCAGGGGCCGAGTTCGGGCCTCTCATCGGCAAGGCCTCCGGCAAGTGGAGTGCGCTCGATCTGTATGACCCTTGGACCCTGGTGATGCGGAGCGAGATCGTGGACCTGCTGCGTGAGGCAGGCATCGCCCTTCGCGCGAGCAAGATGGACCTGCGCTTTCGGAGCAAGGTCGAGGTGGAGCTGCGGGAGGTCGAGATCCATTGCCGAGGCCGACTGCACGACAGCTGCTTCCCAGGCGGACGGGAACGGCCCTGCGAACGGTGCGGGCGGCAAGGAGGGAGTTATCCAGACGCACCCATCCTCGACGGGAGCACCCTGACCGGCGACCTGGACCTGTTCCGCCTCAGCGACTACACGACCATCATCATCGCGACGGAGCGCTTCGTGGACGCCGTGAACCGCTTCGGATTCGAAGGCGTCGTGTTCAAGGAACTCCCTGTCCTCTGA
- a CDS encoding glycoside hydrolase family 31 protein, with protein MHVTDAHVEPHRLRLSGRHAVLEVSCPLPGVLRLRHAPVSSEIGFLHPELPGKRSWSVIAEGGHPLKVERDDERTRVTAEGVSLEVDTESGTWHFQDAKGRELARCVDVSGEVQAAYPMSRHRARLKLRAPEGERYLGFGEKVGPLDKRGMHFTFWNTDVVPHHPDTDPLYQSIPFFVGLRDGVAWGFFLDESWRSEVDVALADASRVAWESWGPELDCYLFAGPMPADVVRRYAALTGRPPLPPLWSLGAQQSRWGYENAQDIRGVIQGYRQRNLPLDCVYLDIDYMDGYKVWTWDSARYPDPAGLVREAAAQGVRLVPIIDPALKLEPGWNVYEDAKARDYLVRYDRGGVLVGEVWPKPAVFPDLTRPEVQRWWGGLHRDFVTMGVAGFWNDMNEPSCFGVQPDVGILTLTSERAEGIGQVEGKTLPYDARHGEKRHLEVHNVYALGMAKGAFEGLRELRPEARPFLLTRAGFAGIQRYSAVWTGDNSSHWTQLETSLPMLMGLGLAAVALTGVDIPGFIGRANGELLVRWMQTGAFYPLMRNHAGKGTSPQEPWRFGEPYLTLARAALERRYRLLPTLYTLMHEASETGIAPLRPLLMEAPGDAEAAGAFDQFLFGRDLLVAPVVRPGQTKRLAYLPAGAWLEWPGLEWTGEVREGGQHVIADGPLDTVPVWLRAGGAVALTRPAMHTTDANWKHLEWHVHVAVEIYGRLYEDAGDGYGASRLTALRGGVTDGVLRLERSEAGMLARARTEETIRMYGLTSVRKVTGAQAHRFEDGVLELQVAADWTRLDVAP; from the coding sequence ATGCACGTCACTGACGCCCACGTCGAACCCCACCGGCTGCGCCTGTCCGGCCGGCATGCCGTCCTGGAGGTGTCGTGTCCGCTGCCCGGAGTGCTGCGGTTGAGGCACGCGCCGGTGTCGTCGGAGATCGGCTTCCTCCATCCCGAGCTGCCCGGCAAGCGGTCCTGGTCCGTCATCGCCGAAGGGGGCCACCCCTTGAAGGTCGAACGCGACGACGAGCGCACGCGGGTGACGGCGGAGGGCGTGTCCCTGGAGGTGGATACGGAGTCGGGGACGTGGCACTTCCAGGACGCGAAGGGGCGGGAGCTGGCGCGTTGCGTGGATGTGTCCGGTGAGGTGCAGGCCGCGTATCCGATGAGCCGGCACCGCGCGCGGCTGAAGCTGCGGGCGCCGGAGGGGGAGCGCTACCTGGGGTTCGGCGAGAAGGTGGGGCCGCTGGACAAGCGCGGCATGCACTTCACGTTCTGGAACACGGACGTGGTGCCGCACCACCCGGACACGGATCCGCTCTACCAGTCCATCCCGTTCTTCGTGGGCCTGCGCGACGGCGTGGCGTGGGGGTTCTTCCTGGACGAGTCCTGGCGCTCGGAGGTGGACGTGGCGCTGGCGGACGCGTCGCGGGTGGCGTGGGAGTCGTGGGGGCCGGAGCTGGACTGCTACCTCTTCGCGGGACCCATGCCCGCGGACGTGGTGCGAAGGTACGCGGCGCTGACGGGGCGGCCTCCCCTGCCCCCGCTGTGGAGCCTGGGCGCGCAGCAGAGCCGCTGGGGCTACGAGAACGCGCAAGACATCCGGGGCGTCATCCAGGGCTACCGGCAGCGGAACCTGCCGCTGGACTGCGTGTATCTCGATATCGATTACATGGATGGGTACAAGGTCTGGACCTGGGACAGCGCGCGCTATCCGGACCCGGCCGGCCTGGTGCGCGAGGCGGCGGCGCAGGGCGTGCGGCTGGTGCCCATCATCGACCCGGCCTTGAAGCTGGAGCCGGGCTGGAACGTGTACGAGGACGCGAAGGCACGCGACTACCTGGTGCGCTACGACCGGGGCGGAGTGCTGGTGGGCGAGGTGTGGCCCAAGCCCGCGGTGTTCCCGGACCTGACGCGGCCGGAGGTGCAGCGCTGGTGGGGAGGCCTGCATCGCGACTTCGTGACGATGGGCGTGGCGGGGTTCTGGAACGACATGAACGAGCCGTCGTGTTTCGGGGTGCAGCCGGACGTGGGCATCCTCACGCTGACGAGCGAGCGCGCGGAAGGCATTGGCCAGGTGGAGGGCAAGACGCTGCCGTACGACGCGCGTCACGGGGAGAAGCGGCACCTGGAGGTGCACAACGTCTACGCGCTGGGCATGGCGAAGGGCGCGTTCGAAGGCTTGCGAGAGCTGCGTCCAGAGGCCCGGCCGTTCCTGCTGACGCGGGCGGGGTTCGCGGGCATCCAGCGCTACTCGGCGGTGTGGACGGGGGACAACTCCAGCCACTGGACGCAGCTGGAGACATCGCTGCCCATGTTGATGGGATTGGGACTGGCGGCGGTGGCGCTCACGGGGGTGGACATCCCGGGCTTCATCGGACGGGCGAACGGTGAGCTGCTGGTGCGGTGGATGCAGACGGGCGCGTTCTACCCGCTGATGCGCAACCACGCGGGCAAGGGAACGTCGCCGCAGGAGCCGTGGCGGTTCGGAGAGCCCTACCTGACGCTGGCGCGAGCGGCGCTGGAGCGGCGGTACCGGCTCCTGCCCACGCTGTACACGCTGATGCACGAAGCGTCGGAGACGGGGATCGCGCCGCTGAGGCCGCTGTTGATGGAGGCGCCCGGGGACGCGGAGGCGGCGGGTGCGTTCGATCAGTTCCTGTTCGGAAGGGACCTGCTGGTGGCGCCGGTGGTGCGGCCCGGGCAGACGAAGCGACTGGCGTACCTGCCAGCGGGTGCATGGCTGGAGTGGCCAGGGCTGGAGTGGACAGGGGAGGTGCGCGAGGGAGGACAGCACGTCATCGCGGACGGGCCACTGGACACGGTGCCGGTGTGGCTGCGCGCGGGAGGCGCGGTGGCGCTGACACGGCCCGCGATGCACACCACGGACGCGAACTGGAAGCACCTGGAGTGGCACGTGCACGTGGCGGTGGAGATATACGGCCGGCTCTACGAGGACGCGGGAGACGGCTACGGTGCGTCACGGCTCACAGCGCTGCGCGGCGGTGTGACGGATGGAGTGCTGCGATTGGAGCGGAGCGAGGCGGGAATGCTCGCGCGGGCGCGGACGGAGGAGACGATCCGGATGTATGGATTGACGTCCGTGCGGAAGGTGACGGGAGCGCAGGCACACCGTTTCGAGGACGGCGTGCTGGAGCTCCAGGTCGCCGCGGACTGGACGCGACTGGACGTGGCTCCGTAG
- a CDS encoding GMC family oxidoreductase, which produces MDCDWLIIGSGFGGSVSALRLVEKGYRVVMLEKGRRLQGQDFPKSNWNLKRWLWMPRLGWRGLFKMTFFRHVTVLSGVGVGGGSLVYANTLPIPRDDFFDAASWGHLAPWKEELAPHYATARRLLGATVNPLNTFPDQVLREVGEDLGRPDFQSTTVAVYFGEPGVTVKDPYFGGEGPDRTGCNACGGCMLGCRNNAKNTLDKNYLYFAEKKGLTLHADTEVTWVRPLPGGDGYEVTAKQGTGFFKKTRRFTAKHVIFAGGVLGTMDLLLKLKDAPDGLPRLSERVGDGVRTNSEALIGVISGKKQKDRDLSRGIAIGSILHTDEHSHLEPVRYPEGSGFFRLLMAPHVPGATAWSRMARLVGLLARRPVRFLQAFFVPDFARRTMILLYMRTMEGHLRMRRGRALTTGFRSGLTTGLQEGPAPTANMPEAFDLAKRVSDKLDGYPMTMVSETLMGIPTTAHILGGACMGDSPTTGAIDARHRLYGYEGLYVVDGAAISANPGVNPSLTIAALAERAMTFIPAARELPRGDTDATLETPSRAHAAIS; this is translated from the coding sequence ATGGACTGCGACTGGCTCATCATCGGCTCGGGGTTTGGCGGCAGCGTCAGCGCGTTGCGGCTCGTCGAGAAGGGCTATCGCGTGGTGATGCTGGAGAAGGGCCGGCGCCTCCAGGGCCAGGACTTCCCCAAGTCCAACTGGAACCTGAAGCGCTGGCTGTGGATGCCGCGGCTCGGGTGGCGCGGCCTCTTCAAGATGACCTTCTTCCGCCACGTCACCGTGCTGTCCGGCGTCGGCGTGGGCGGCGGCTCGCTCGTCTACGCCAACACGTTGCCCATCCCGCGGGACGACTTCTTCGACGCCGCCTCCTGGGGCCACCTGGCGCCGTGGAAGGAGGAGCTCGCGCCGCACTACGCGACCGCGCGCCGCCTGCTGGGCGCCACCGTCAACCCGCTCAACACGTTCCCCGACCAGGTCCTGCGTGAAGTGGGCGAGGACCTGGGCCGCCCCGACTTCCAGTCCACCACCGTGGCCGTCTACTTCGGCGAGCCCGGCGTCACCGTGAAGGACCCCTACTTCGGCGGCGAGGGCCCGGACCGCACCGGCTGCAACGCGTGCGGCGGCTGCATGCTGGGCTGCCGCAACAACGCCAAGAACACGCTCGACAAGAACTACCTCTACTTCGCGGAGAAGAAGGGCCTCACCCTCCACGCGGACACGGAGGTGACGTGGGTGCGCCCCCTGCCCGGCGGCGACGGTTACGAGGTGACGGCGAAGCAGGGCACCGGCTTCTTCAAGAAGACGCGCCGCTTCACCGCGAAGCACGTCATCTTCGCGGGTGGCGTGCTGGGCACCATGGACCTGCTGCTCAAGCTCAAGGACGCGCCAGACGGTCTGCCCAGGCTCTCCGAGCGCGTGGGCGACGGCGTGCGCACCAACTCCGAGGCGCTCATCGGCGTCATCAGCGGCAAGAAGCAGAAGGACCGCGACCTGTCCCGGGGCATCGCCATCGGGTCCATCCTCCACACCGACGAGCACTCGCACCTGGAGCCCGTGCGTTACCCGGAGGGCTCCGGCTTCTTCCGCCTGCTGATGGCCCCCCACGTCCCCGGCGCCACCGCGTGGTCGCGCATGGCCCGCCTGGTGGGGCTGCTCGCGCGCCGGCCCGTGCGCTTCCTCCAGGCCTTCTTCGTCCCGGACTTCGCGCGCCGCACGATGATCCTCCTGTACATGCGCACCATGGAGGGCCACCTGCGCATGCGCCGCGGCCGCGCGCTCACCACCGGCTTCCGCTCCGGCCTCACCACCGGCCTGCAGGAAGGCCCCGCGCCCACCGCGAACATGCCGGAGGCCTTCGACCTGGCGAAGCGCGTGTCCGACAAGCTGGATGGCTACCCCATGACCATGGTCAGCGAAACGCTCATGGGCATCCCGACCACCGCGCACATCCTGGGCGGCGCGTGCATGGGGGACTCGCCAACGACAGGCGCCATCGACGCACGCCATCGCTTGTATGGCTATGAAGGGCTGTACGTGGTGGATGGCGCGGCCATCTCCGCCAACCCAGGCGTGAATCCCTCACTCACCATCGCCGCGCTCGCCGAGCGCGCCATGACCTTCATCCCCGCCGCCCGGGAGCTGCCCCGGGGCGACACGGACGCCACGCTCGAAACACCCTCGCGCGCACACGCCGCCATCTCCTGA
- a CDS encoding sensor histidine kinase, which yields MSAFSIHVPVNVSPGLEDRAAALLALQLRESRKRVDGLFTWLMLGQWAAAVLVAVFVSPYGWEGKVRALHLHVQTAVLLGAALSVFPVMLTRLHAGETATRHVVAISQMLWSALLIHLTGGRIETHFHIFGSLAVLSFYRDPKVLLTASLAIVADHCMRGALWPESVYGQLHPEWWRFLEHAFWVAAIDVVLVVACRDALRELGERAGRQALAEATIEEELALRVGQLDAAVREVHAVRGHVEQMERLASLGQLTASVSHELRNPLAAARTAHAFVQRRLRRVETSPTDPRIARFLDIIDRELQACSVIISDLLDYAKGRPPRRTPCPLKPLVEEAISVVPRREGVRVHIQVPDGLPVPCLDREQFRQVLVNLIQNAVESIPAERSGTVCVHADALGDGGWSLRVTDDGPGIPASLLERIFEPMFTTKLRGTGLGLAIVKRLVQGHGARIQAESDFGHGSRFTVLLPEASLP from the coding sequence ATGTCAGCCTTTTCCATTCATGTTCCGGTGAATGTTTCTCCAGGCCTGGAGGACCGGGCCGCGGCGCTGCTGGCGTTGCAGTTGCGTGAGTCGCGCAAGCGGGTGGATGGCCTGTTCACCTGGCTGATGTTGGGGCAGTGGGCGGCGGCGGTGCTGGTGGCGGTGTTCGTGTCTCCCTATGGGTGGGAGGGCAAGGTGCGCGCGCTGCACCTGCACGTGCAGACGGCGGTGCTGCTGGGCGCGGCGCTGAGCGTGTTCCCGGTGATGCTCACGCGGCTGCACGCGGGGGAGACGGCGACGCGCCACGTGGTGGCCATCAGTCAGATGCTCTGGTCCGCGCTGCTCATCCACCTGACGGGGGGCCGCATCGAGACGCACTTCCACATCTTCGGCTCGCTGGCGGTGTTGTCGTTCTACCGCGACCCGAAGGTGCTGCTCACCGCCAGCCTGGCCATCGTCGCGGACCACTGCATGCGGGGCGCGCTGTGGCCGGAGTCCGTCTACGGACAGCTGCACCCGGAGTGGTGGCGCTTCCTGGAGCATGCGTTCTGGGTGGCCGCCATCGACGTGGTGCTGGTTGTCGCCTGCCGGGACGCGCTGCGCGAGCTGGGAGAGCGGGCTGGGCGTCAGGCCCTGGCGGAGGCCACCATCGAGGAGGAGCTGGCGCTGCGCGTGGGGCAGCTGGACGCCGCCGTGCGCGAGGTGCACGCCGTCCGCGGCCACGTGGAGCAGATGGAGCGGCTGGCGTCGCTGGGGCAGCTCACCGCCAGCGTCAGCCACGAGCTGCGCAACCCGCTGGCGGCCGCGCGCACCGCGCATGCGTTCGTCCAGCGCCGGCTGCGCAGGGTGGAGACCTCCCCCACGGATCCGCGCATCGCGCGCTTCCTGGACATCATCGACCGGGAGCTGCAGGCGTGCTCGGTCATCATCTCCGACCTGCTGGACTACGCGAAGGGCCGGCCTCCGCGCCGCACGCCCTGTCCGCTCAAGCCATTGGTGGAAGAGGCCATCAGCGTGGTGCCGCGCCGCGAGGGCGTGCGCGTGCACATCCAGGTCCCGGATGGGCTGCCGGTGCCGTGCCTGGACCGCGAACAGTTCCGCCAGGTGCTGGTCAACCTCATCCAGAACGCGGTGGAGTCCATTCCGGCGGAGCGCTCCGGGACGGTCTGCGTGCACGCCGATGCGTTGGGGGATGGCGGCTGGAGCCTGCGCGTGACGGACGACGGGCCGGGCATCCCCGCGTCGCTCCTGGAGCGCATCTTCGAGCCCATGTTCACCACCAAGCTGCGCGGCACCGGGCTGGGGCTCGCCATCGTGAAGCGGCTGGTGCAGGGACATGGCGCGCGCATCCAGGCGGAGAGCGACTTCGGCCATGGCTCGCGCTTCACCGTCCTCCTCCCTGAAGCGTCTCTTCCCTGA
- a CDS encoding DUF2378 family protein, producing the protein MQAQAKPYPEAGAVEADWAVRRMAATELDTARGMFFLGVLETVRTDVGEEAVAACRAVTDERRFVGFFNYPVASFLKLAQVAARQLSPRWGGFDEALRQMGMQATRSFLESAVGRTFLLLAAGDPRKLVTNLPSGYQMAVSYGERTVDWKGEGDALFVMRRDFMPPAYHEGVLREVLTMVGARNPRVHGRKLGLLDTEYHITWEVPVALPTEPPRPSRWRVFQ; encoded by the coding sequence ATGCAGGCACAGGCGAAGCCGTACCCGGAGGCGGGGGCGGTGGAGGCGGACTGGGCGGTGCGGCGCATGGCGGCGACGGAGCTGGACACCGCCCGGGGGATGTTCTTCCTGGGGGTGCTGGAGACGGTGCGCACCGACGTGGGTGAGGAGGCGGTGGCCGCCTGCCGGGCCGTCACCGACGAGCGCCGCTTCGTGGGCTTCTTCAACTACCCGGTGGCCAGCTTCCTCAAGCTGGCGCAGGTGGCGGCGCGGCAGTTGTCACCCCGGTGGGGCGGGTTCGACGAAGCGCTGCGGCAGATGGGGATGCAGGCCACGCGAAGCTTCCTGGAGTCCGCGGTGGGGCGCACGTTCCTGCTCCTCGCCGCGGGCGACCCGCGCAAGCTCGTCACGAACCTGCCGTCCGGCTACCAGATGGCGGTGAGCTACGGGGAGCGCACCGTCGACTGGAAGGGAGAGGGGGACGCGCTGTTCGTCATGCGGCGCGACTTCATGCCGCCGGCGTATCACGAGGGGGTGCTGCGCGAGGTGCTCACCATGGTGGGGGCGCGGAACCCGCGGGTGCATGGGCGCAAGCTGGGCCTGCTGGACACCGAGTACCACATCACCTGGGAGGTGCCTGTCGCGCTGCCCACGGAACCCCCCAGGCCGTCCCGCTGGCGGGTGTTCCAGTAG
- the dgt gene encoding dGTP triphosphohydrolase — MSSSDNQERTERWRRLLSDTRVGSGPRSSQAEDAHRQLDERNDYSRDYDRIVFSSEFRCLHDKTQVFPLSTSDYTRTRLTHSIEASCVGRSLGHQAGLRLKLQGVELDPSHLGTIVAAACLAHDIGNPPFGHSGEAAIQHWVGQRLAPPGAGTKSPFATEAEWRDLCDFEGNAQGFRILNRLQSRERRGGLRYTAATLGAMSKYPRPSVLPGSRQKTKGVVSEKKFGYFQDDVDLALEAYRATGLREREPGVFSRHPLAFLVEAADDICYAVIDLEDSAKLGLVSMERACQLLESVLPEPTVRKPPRHLETRMAQARARAIGKLIPKCVDAFVEHAQDLEAGRTETSLTALKPDVRAQLEEITDFTREHGYWSERVLQIESAGFKTLGGLLDMFALSVVAESPNAEEKKLRQLLPMECFQRPEFAAEDEAAQKPLRRDEAIQRLTPYQRLLCVTDYITGLSDSRAVELYQRLSGIQLPT, encoded by the coding sequence GTGAGCAGCAGTGACAATCAGGAACGGACGGAGCGCTGGCGGCGGCTCCTGTCGGACACCCGCGTCGGGTCGGGACCTCGCTCCTCGCAGGCGGAGGATGCGCACCGGCAGCTCGACGAGCGCAACGACTACTCGCGGGACTACGACCGCATCGTCTTCTCCAGCGAGTTCCGCTGCCTGCACGACAAGACGCAGGTGTTCCCGCTGTCGACGAGCGACTACACGCGCACGCGCCTCACGCACAGCATCGAGGCGTCCTGCGTGGGCCGCTCGCTGGGCCATCAGGCCGGGCTGCGGTTGAAGCTGCAGGGCGTGGAGTTGGATCCATCGCACCTGGGCACCATCGTGGCGGCGGCGTGCCTGGCGCACGACATCGGCAACCCGCCGTTCGGCCACTCCGGAGAGGCGGCCATCCAGCACTGGGTGGGCCAGCGGCTCGCGCCGCCAGGGGCGGGGACGAAGAGCCCGTTCGCGACGGAGGCCGAGTGGCGGGACCTGTGCGACTTCGAGGGCAACGCGCAGGGCTTCCGCATCCTCAACCGGCTCCAGTCGCGCGAGCGCCGGGGCGGGCTTCGCTACACCGCCGCGACGCTGGGGGCCATGAGCAAGTACCCGCGTCCGTCGGTGCTGCCCGGCTCGCGGCAGAAGACGAAGGGCGTCGTGTCGGAGAAGAAGTTCGGTTACTTCCAGGACGACGTCGACCTGGCGCTGGAGGCGTACCGCGCCACGGGCCTGCGCGAGCGCGAGCCCGGCGTGTTCAGCCGCCACCCGCTGGCCTTCCTCGTCGAGGCGGCGGACGACATCTGCTACGCGGTCATCGACCTGGAGGACTCCGCGAAGCTGGGGCTCGTGTCCATGGAGCGCGCGTGCCAGCTGCTGGAGTCGGTGCTGCCGGAGCCCACGGTCCGCAAACCGCCCCGGCACCTGGAGACGCGGATGGCGCAGGCGCGGGCCCGGGCCATCGGGAAGCTCATCCCCAAGTGCGTGGACGCCTTCGTGGAGCACGCGCAGGACCTGGAGGCGGGGCGGACGGAGACGTCGCTCACCGCGCTCAAGCCCGACGTGCGCGCGCAGCTGGAGGAGATCACCGACTTCACCCGCGAGCATGGCTACTGGAGCGAGCGCGTGCTCCAGATTGAGAGCGCGGGCTTCAAGACGCTGGGCGGCCTGCTGGACATGTTCGCCCTGTCGGTGGTGGCGGAGTCCCCCAACGCGGAGGAGAAGAAGCTGCGGCAGCTCTTGCCCATGGAGTGCTTCCAGCGCCCGGAGTTCGCGGCGGAGGATGAAGCGGCGCAGAAGCCGCTCCGCAGGGACGAGGCCATCCAGCGGCTCACGCCGTACCAGCGGCTCTTGTGCGTGACGGACTACATCACCGGCCTGTCGGACAGCCGCGCGGTGGAGCTGTACCAGCGCCTGTCTGGCATCCAGCTGCCCACGTAG
- a CDS encoding SOS response-associated peptidase — protein sequence MCGRVTVRTSPAQLVAELELAGARATLERERFNLCPTQLLPVVPNDGARLLDVFRWGLIPSWAKDASIGNKLINARGETVAEKPSFRSALKRRRCLVVVDGWYEWKQSTKPKTPYFFHHRDGKPLALAGLWEEWTAPDTGEVLRTCTIITTSPNALMAPIHDRMPVILSPEGQAVWLRPEPQEASVLLPLLVPATEAPLDVYEVARGVNSPANDSPECVARIAA from the coding sequence ATGTGTGGCCGAGTCACCGTCCGGACCTCCCCCGCGCAGCTCGTCGCCGAGCTGGAGCTCGCGGGCGCGCGCGCGACGCTGGAGCGCGAGCGTTTCAACCTCTGTCCCACGCAGCTGTTGCCCGTGGTGCCCAACGACGGCGCCCGGCTGCTGGACGTGTTCCGCTGGGGGCTCATCCCGTCCTGGGCGAAGGACGCGTCCATCGGCAACAAGCTCATCAACGCGCGCGGTGAGACGGTGGCGGAGAAGCCCAGCTTCCGCTCGGCGTTGAAGCGCAGGCGGTGCCTGGTGGTGGTGGACGGCTGGTACGAGTGGAAGCAATCCACGAAGCCCAAGACGCCGTACTTCTTCCACCACCGCGACGGGAAGCCGCTCGCGCTGGCGGGCCTGTGGGAGGAGTGGACGGCGCCGGACACGGGCGAGGTGCTGCGCACCTGCACCATCATCACCACGAGCCCCAACGCGCTGATGGCGCCCATCCACGACCGGATGCCCGTCATCCTGTCGCCGGAAGGTCAGGCCGTGTGGCTGCGCCCGGAGCCTCAGGAGGCTTCCGTCCTGCTGCCGCTGCTCGTCCCCGCGACGGAAGCGCCGCTGGACGTCTACGAAGTGGCGCGCGGGGTAAATTCCCCCGCCAACGACAGCCCGGAGTGCGTGGCCCGCATCGCGGCCTGA